A section of the Oncorhynchus gorbuscha isolate QuinsamMale2020 ecotype Even-year linkage group LG04, OgorEven_v1.0, whole genome shotgun sequence genome encodes:
- the LOC124033940 gene encoding uncharacterized protein LOC124033940 codes for MDVDIKPEEDEVEISPAVILSDSFDASYLYAENGYDTAKQWLICNVLEDTKPNDREFQINSTKVGAPLQTAVNVGGKGVVRVHTEQDRPSTPVGNLIKEESCFYMSPSDIQIGEVCTLSRSVLVSNIKQANVMPFAEEVVKNCYPLCKEIGVEFDVRSKPASKTKLDSQLLTNGVMYEVHKFAKNTKRSYMYTVYNILKYNFDVRFQNQKRCQNAIHIASKLKRMAKRKHVADKYFSKQVFIIPLVTRQYKKKEANPPARLSKRQLNLKGIQKADDTEEKMNSQKMVNKTGLKYLVADARTAWSLHAEEIISIETDETIKLGQDNGPTDFCLKKSDVHSEVTEQTPCPENHQVDICRKMINEIVTSGEMQQMRWIFVTFSKCFGAGTGSEKKFEQILAEYRSDILPLMVEKHCGFSSIEKTMMCLVNQLFCGLHLIDGFAHQAKTSLLLWENMILGDKEVGAHSSPNIRTTELESGTVRLVSSVSIAVQELGWAEDGQLVPFETFLTSKKEFDQVPLSLSIGHRIDGLFHNSAGVYSIHDDLVEFTSTYGAESSLLAAVVADLEVQQFKAGCRALGLVSKFIIDPLWRALTLKGNVLEMEERYQTLVTKLKEWQEDGRGLVKGNACLFDDIEVSKNLVFDRLTMWTDTDFFELTVQIVELILASFLKVCSMMLPVDPELLSKKNDRFRKDLAILDQLQKAKSNAVSIAIEGMDMCKKNQTWEWLSFLDEPKIVSMRKTFQTE; via the coding sequence ATGGATGTAGATATCAAGCCAGAGGAGGATGAGGTGGAGATATCCCCAGCTGTCATTTTGTCTGACTCTTTTGATGCAAGTTATTTATATGCTGAaaatggatatgacacagcaaaACAATGGCTTATTTGTAATGTGTTAGAAGATACAAAACCAAATGATAGGGAGTTTCAAATTAATTCAACAAAAGTTGGTGCTCCACTTCAAACAGCTGTAAATGTGGGTGGTAAAGGTGTTGTTCGTGTTCACACAGAACAGGATAGACCAAGCACCCCTGTAGGGAATTTAATCAAAGAGGAGTCATGTTTTTACATGTCACCCAGTGATATTCAGATTGGAGAAGTATGTACCTTGTCTCGGTCTGTCCTGGTCAGCAACATTAAACAGGCAAATGTGATGCCCTTTGCAGAGGAAGTGGTGAAAAACTGCTACCCCTTGTGCAAAGAAATAGGTGTGGAATTTGATGTGAGATCCAAACCGGCATCCAAAACAAAACTTGACTCACAGTTACTGACAAATGGCGTAATGTATGAGGTTCATAAGTTTGCAAAAAATACAAAAAGGAGTTATATGTATACCGTCTATAATATTCTGAAATATAATTTTGATGTACGTTTTCAAAATCAGAAACGCTGTCAAAATGCCATACATATTGCATCTAAACTCAAACGAATGGCCAAACGGAAACATGTCGCAGATAAATACTTTTCAAAACAAGTGTTTATAATACCGCTTGTGACTAGACAATACAAGAAAAAAGAAGCTAATCCACCTGCAAGATTGTCAAAAAGACAATTGAATTTGAAAGGGATACAAAAGGCAGATGATACAGAGGAGAAGATGAACTCCCAGAAGATGGTTAACAAGACCGGTTTGAAATATCTGGTCGCTGATGCAAGGACTGCATGGTCTCTGCATGCTGAAGAGATCATCTCTATCGAAACAGATGAAACTATCAAGCTTGGCCAAGATAATGGACCCACTGACTTCTGCTTAAAGAAGTCTGACGTTCACTCTGAGGTCACAGAGCAAACCCCATGCCCAGAGAACCACCAAGTTGACATTTGCAGGAAAATGATCAATGAAATTGTTACGAGTGGTGAAATGCAACAGATGAGATGGATTTTTGTAACCTTTTCAAAGTGTTTTGGTGCTGGGACTGGTTCCGAAAAGAAATTTGAACAAATCCTCGCTGAATACAGATCAGACATCCTACCACTGATGGTTGAGAAACATTGTGGCTTTAGTTCCATTGAAAAGACAATGATGTGCCTTGTAAATCAGCTCTTCTGTGGCTTACATTTGATTGATGGCTTTGCTCACCAGGCAAAAACAAGTCTTCTACTTTGGGAAAATATGATTTTAGGAGATAAAGAAGTAGGAGCCCATAGCTCCCCTAACATTAGGACAACAGAGTTGGAGTCTGGAACAGTGCGTTTGGTGAGTTCTGTGAGTATTGCTGTGCAAGAGCTTGGATGGGCAGAGGACGGTCAGCTTGTTCCGTTCGAAACCTTTTTGACCAGCAAAAAAGAATTTGATCAAGTTCCTTTGTCTCTATCCATTGGACACAGAATAGATGGTCTGTTTCATAATTCTGCTGGGGTGTATAGCATCCATGATGATTTGGTTGAGTTTACCAGTACGTACGGAGCTGAGAGTAGTTTGCTTGCGGCAGTTGTTGCTGATTTGGAGGTTCAACAGTTCAAGGCCGGATGCAGAGCTCTGGGTCTGGTTTCCAAGTTTATCATTGATcctctctggagagccttaaCTTTGAAGGGAAACGTGTTGGAGATGGAAGAAAGATACCAAACCCTTGTTACCAAACTCAAGGAATGGCAGGAAGATGGGAGAGGCCTTGTTAAAGGAAATGCATGCTTGTTTGATGACATTGAGGTATCCAAGAACCTTGTGTTTGACAGGCTTACCATGTGGACCGACACAGACTTTTTTGAGTTGACTGTTCAGATTGTTGAGTTGATCCTAGCCAGTTTTCTGAAGGTATGTTCTATGATGCTTCCAGTCGATCCAGAGCTCCTGTCAAAGAAAAATGATCGATTCAGAAAGGATTTGGCAATATTAGATCAATTGCAAAAAGCTAAGTCAAATGCAGTCAGTATTGCCATTGAAGGCATGGACATGTGCAAGAAGAATCAGACTTGGGAATGGCTGTCCTTTTTGGATGAACCAAAAATAGTGTCAATGAGGAAAACATTCCAGACAGAGTAG